One region of Tachysurus fulvidraco isolate hzauxx_2018 chromosome 9, HZAU_PFXX_2.0, whole genome shotgun sequence genomic DNA includes:
- the naaladl1 gene encoding aminopeptidase NAALADL1 has translation MLKKVLLFALAGAVIFTVGILIGHFGIDQKNVTPLPEWVQKVSQDVDENLIENFLAQVDTLQIQENLQVLTRVPHMATTAGDEATVDYMLKRWQDRDSGLDAAWREDYRVYLSFPDKDQPNNVTVVRGSDVVDFIREKEKMYDPDKDTRDVVQPYAAFGPAGHVQGKLVYANQGKVSDYEELNKTLGNLSGTIAIVRYGGAGRADKGINAAPFGVFGVLVYTDPYDINDGKMSDVNETYPHSWYLPPSGVERGSYKTNFGDQLTPYLAAKNGTYRIDEKDIPGVSPIPLQPIGFEDAMKLICELDGPEAPANWQGSFPCKYNFGGPGFKTTSHLKDCDVKLDVFNKAELRDSANVMGVIWGSVEPDRYVIYGNHRDSWVHGAVDPSSGTAVMLEITRILGQLVKTGKWRPRRTLIFGSWGAEEFGLIGSAEYAEEYISKLSQRTVAYINVDISVFANATLSASASPIAQNVIFTASKQVKIPGSDSISVYSNWKLHSNRTSPTHGVIPNMGYLTGAGSDYAAFMHYLGISSMDIAYTYDRSKTRARIYPAYHTAYDTFDYVSKYIDPGFTSHQTVARTAGNVLLRLADSILLPFKCSDYAETLEQYLKEAMDSFEADLKVKNISMEPLKEAVKSFRDAAKSLEQTISSSDIVNNSPLKARKINDQLMLLDRAFLNPLAFPNKYGFRHVIWASRSSSVATFPGLADAVAAAKKSGLKQDWDEAHKHLSIVTQAISGAAHTLREAHATP, from the exons ATGCTGAAGAAGGTGCTGCTGTTTGCTCTGGCTGGAGCGGTTATATTCACTGTAGGGATCCTGATCGGCCATTTTGGGATCGATCAGAAGAACGTGACTCCGTTACCAGAGTGGGTGCAGAAAGTGAGTCAGGATGTGGACGAGAACCTCATCGAGAACTTCCTCGCTCAGGTGGACACCTTGCAGATTCAAGAGAATCTCCA GGTCCTGACCCGTGTCCCCCACATGGCCACCACAGCTGGGGACGAGGCCACAGTGGACTACATGCTGAAGCGCTGGCAGGACAGAGACTCGGGGCTGGATGCTGCATGGAGGGAGGATTACAGAGTTTATCTTTCCTTCCCAGACAAAGACCAGCCCAATAATGTGACAGTGG TGAGAGGTTCTGATGTGGTGGACTTCATACGGGAGAAGGAGAAGATGTACGATCCGGATAAAGACACCCGGGACGTGGTGCAGCCATACGCGGCATTTGGACCTGCAGGACATGTCCAG GGAAAGCTGGTGTATGCCAACCAGGGGAAAGTCAGTGACTATGAGGAATTAAACAAAACCCTGGGCAACTTATCTGGAACAATCGCCATCGTCAGATACGGAGGAGCAGGAAGAGCTGATAAA GGTATAAACGCCGCCCCTTTCGGAGTCTTCGGCGTTCTTGTCTACACAGACCCCTATGACATCAACGACGGGAAGATGTCCGACGTAAACGAAACCTACCCTCACTCGTGGTACCTCCCACCCTCTGGGGTCGAGCGAGGAAGTTATAAAACCAACTTTGGAGATCAGCTGACACCATACCTGGCTGCCAAAA ATGGCACTTACAGAATCGATGAGAAGGACATCCCTGGGGTCTCTCCCATTCCCCTCCAGCCAATAGGGTTTGAAGATGCTATGAAGTTAATATG TGAGCTTGATGGACCTGAGGCTCCTGCGAACTGGCAAGGCTCGTTTCCCTGCAAATACAACTTTGGTGGACCGGGATTCAAAACCACGTCTCATTTAAAAGACTG TGATGTGAAGCTGGATGTGTTCAACAAGGCAGAACTAAGAGACTCTGCGAATGTGATGGGAGTGATCTGGGGCAGTGTGGAGCCAG acagGTATGTAATCTATGGCAACCACAGAGACAGCTGGGTACATGGCGCCGTGGACCCCAGCAGTGGGACAGCTGTCATGTTGGAGATCACCAGAATCCTGGGTCAGCTGGTCAAGACAG GAAAATGGCGGCCGCGGAGGACTCTGATCTTCGGTAGCTGGGGAGCCGAGGAATTCGGTCTGATCGGATCTGCTGAATACGCTGAG GAGTACATAAGCAAGCTGAGCCAGAGAACTGTGGCCTACATCAACGTGGACATCTCAGTGTTCG CTAACGCGACCCTCAGTGCCTCGGCTAGCCCCATAGCGCAAAACGTCATCTTTACTGCCTCCAAACAG GTGAAGATACCTGGATCAGACTCCATATCCGTCTACAGTAACTGGAAACTTCATTCGAACCGGACAAGTCCCACACACGGAGTCATCCCCAA TATGGGATACCTGACAGGAGCAGGAAGTGACTACGCTGCATTCATGCATTATCTGGGAATTTCCTCCATGGACATCGCCTACACCTACGACCGG AGCAAAACCAGAGCACGTATCTACCCTGCATACCACACGGCCTACGACACGTTTGATTACGTGTCCAAGTACATCGACCCAG GCTTCACCAGCCACCAGACCGTAGCGAGGACGGCAGGAAACGTCCTGTTGCGACTAGCTGACAGCATTTTGCTACCGTTTAAATGTAGCGACTACGCAGAGACGCTGGAGCAGTATCTCAAAGAAGCCATGGACAGCTTCGAAGCTGATCTGAAAGTGAAGAACATCTCCATGG AACCCTTAAAGGAAGCGGTGAAGTCGTTCCGGGATGCAGCCAAAAGTCTGGAGCAGACCATCAGCAGTTCAGACATCGTGAACAACTC GCCGCTGAAAGCTCGCAAGATCAACGATCAGCTCATGCTGTTGGACCGAGCTTTCCTGAACCCACTCGCCTTCCCTAATAAATACGGATTCAG GCATGTGATCTGGGCGTCCCGGTCCTCCAGCGTGGCAACGTTTCCAGGTCTGGCGGATGCAGTGGCTGCAGCAAAGAAAAGCGGCCTGAAGCAGGACTGGGACGAAGCACACAAACACCTGTCCATCGTCACACAGGCCATCTCAGGAGCAGCACACACTCTCAGAGAAGCTCATGCCACCCCGTAA
- the erap1b gene encoding endoplasmic reticulum aminopeptidase 1b — translation MALLVLFLCLSFVSSSWTAATPNREEHDSSFPRSTSGATFPWNKMRLPQTVSPFHYTLLIQPNLTSLDFSGSVKIRVDVLQDTHTIVLHSKELNITKAGLRGLAEGQSQALRVLEYPAYQQIALISEQMVLRRGNLYVIELEFAAKLSESFHGFYKSTYRASDGEERVLASTQFEPTSARAAFPCFDEPAFKAKFSIQIRRESKYFAISNMPKLRTLPISGGLYEDQFDETVKMSTYLVAFIVCDFLSISKHSQHGVQISVYTVPEKIQQAEFALDAAVKLLDFYDDYFDIPYPLPKQDLAAIPDFQSGAMENWGLTTYRESALLFDPHKSSASDKLGITMIIAHELAHQWFGNLVTMQWWNDLWLNEGFAKFMEFVSVNITNPELQVEDYFLAKCFEAMEVDCLSSSHPVSSPVENPAQIQEMFDDVSYDKGACILHMLREFLSPEDFKLGIVAYLKRYSYQNTVNTHLWESLTAVRSINTGVNKQRSEDKVDVREMMDTWTLQEGFPLITVEVRGREVYLSQERFLKGGDSSQTSGFLWHVPLTYITSSSNTVHRFLLKTKTDVLYLPEEVDWIKFNVDMSGYYIVHYEGSGWGDLISLLKHNHMALSSEDRTSLINNAFQLVSVGKLPLDKALDLSLYLSQETEIMPVTQGFSELVPLYKLMEKRDTLQALETQMKSYIVHLFHKLIDKQVWSDDGTVSQRMLRSYLLLFACVRGHPPCISTASELFNKWKESDGKMSLPNDVSLAVFAVGARTEEGWNFLFEKYRETLYTSLKIRIKSALSISPLAHKLKWMMEQSLEGSVMKTQDLPYVVVSISRNPKGYKHAWDFLRANWDSLVKKFDLGSHSIAHMVTGVTSQYSTREKLEEIRSFFGSLSAETGAELRCIQQALENVDENIRWMDKNLPLLQAWLDKNHPEQQKRYDLHTDL, via the exons ATGGCCCTGCTGGTTTTGTTCCTCTGTTTGTCCTTTGTGTCATCATCTTGGACTGCGGCGACACCAAACCGAGAAGAACACGATTCCTCCTTCCCCAGATCGACTAGCGGAGCGACTTTCCCCTGGAACAAGATGAGGCTTCCACAGACCGTCTCTCCGTTCCATTACACTCTCCTCATCCAACCCAACCTCACCAGCCTTGACTTCAGTGGGAGCGTGAAGATAAGAGTGGACGTCCTCCAGGACACTCACACCATCGTTCTTCACAGCAAGGAGTTGAACATCACCAAGGCTGGTCTCAGAGGTTTGGCTGAAGGTCAGAGCCAAGCTCTCAGGGTGCTGGAGTATCCTGCCTACCAGCAGATTGCTCTCATCAGCGAACAAATGGTGCTGAGGAGAGGAAACCTGTATGTCATCGAGCTGGAGTTTGCAGCCAAACTGTCTGAGAGCTTCCACGGGTTTTATAAGAGCACGTACCGTGCCAGTGATGGAGAGGAACG GGTTCTGGCTTCCACTCAGTTTGAACCAACAAGTGCAAGAGCAGCTTTTCCCTGTTTTGACGAACCCGCGTTCAAAGCCAAATTCTCTATTCAGATTCGCAGAGAGAGCAAATACTTTGCCATCTCCAACATGCCCAAG CTGAGGACGCTGCCTATCTCAGGAGGTCTGTATGAGGATCAGTTTGATGAGACTGTGAAGATGAGTACCTACCTGGTGGCCTTCATCGTGTGTGATTTCCTGTCTATCAGCAAACACAGTCAGCATGGAGTACAG ATCTCGGTGTACACTGTACCTGAGAAGATACAGCAGGCCGAGTTTGCCCTGGATGCTGCAGTGAAGCTGCTGGACTTCTATGACGATTATTTTGACATTCCCTACCCTCTCCCTAAACAAG ACCTGGCTGCCATCCCGGACTTCCAGTCAGGTGCTATGGAGAACTGGGGTTTGACCACCTACAGAGAGTCGGCCCTGCTGTTTGACCCACACAAGTCCTCAGCCTCCGACAAGCTGGGCATCACCATGATCATCGCACACGAGCTCGCTCATCAG TGGTTTGGTAATCTGGTGACGATGCAGTGGTGGAACGATCTGTGGCTGAACGAAGGCTTCGCTAAGTTCATGGAGTTTGTGTCGGTGAACATCACCAACCCTGAGCTGCAAGTG GAGGATTATTTCCTTGCAAAGTGTTTCGAGGCGATGGAGGTAGACTGTTTAAGCTCCTCTCACCCCGTGTCTTCCCCTGTGGAGAACCCTGCTCAGATACAGGAGATGTTTGATGACGTGTCGTATGATAAG ggTGCATGTATCCTGCACATGTTGAGAGAGTTCCTGAGCCCAGAAGACTTTAAGTTGGGGATTGTTGCCTACCTGAAACGCTACAGCTACCAGAATACCGTCAACACACACCTGTGGGAGAGTCTAACTGCTGTGAGGAGCATAAACACTGGTGTAAAT AAGCAGCGCTCCGAAGACAAGGTGGACGTCCGGGAGATGATGGACACGTGGACCCTGCAGGAAGGCTTCCCGCTCATTACGGTGGAGGTCAGAGGTCGTGAAGTGTACCTGAGTCAGGAGCGGTTCCTAAAAGGCGGAGACTCGTCCCAAACCTCTGG ATTCCTGTGGCATGTTCCTCTGACATACATCACCAGCAGCTCAAACACAGTGCATCGCTTCCTGCTGAAGACCAAGACAG ATGTGCTGTACCTGCCTGAGGAAGTGGACTGGATCAAGTTTAACGTGGACATGAGCGGATATTACATCGTCCATTACGAGGGCTCGGGCTGGGGTGACCTCATCTCTCTGCTCAAACACAACCACATGGCTCTGAGCAGCGAAGACCGGACCAGTCTCATCAACAACGCCTTCCAGTTGGTCAG CGTGGGGAAGCTGCCACTGGACAAAGCTCTAGACCTGTCACTGTATCTGAGCCAGGAGACAGAGATCATGCCCGTGACTCAGGGCTTCAGTGAGCTTGTGCCACTTTACAAGCTGATGGAGAAGAGAGACACACTGCAGGCCCTGGAGACCCAGATGAAG AGCTACATCGTGCACCTGTTTCACAAGCTGATTGACAAGCAGGTTTGGAGTGATGATGGAACAGTGTCTCAGAGAATGCTGCGCAGTTATCTGCTCCTGTTCGCGTGTGTCAGGGGTCACCCACCCTGCATCTCCACCGCCAGTGAGCTCTTCAACAAGTGgaaggagtctgatggcaaaATGAG TCTTCCTAACGATGTGAGCCTGGCAGTGTTTGCGGTCGGGGCTCGCACTGAGGAAGGATGGAACTTCCTGTTTGAGAAGTATCGTGAAACACTCTACACATCTCTGAAGATCCGGATCAAGTCAGCGCTGTCTATCAGTCCTCTTGCTCACAAACTAAAATG GATGATGGAGCAGAGTTTAGAGGGTTCGGTGATGAAGACACAGGACCTGCCCTACGTTGTGGTGTCCATCAGTAGAAACCCTAAAGGTTATAAACACGCCTGGGACTTCCTGAGGGCAAACTGGGACTCGCTGGTGAAGAA GTTTGACCTGGGTTCCCACTCCATAGCACACATGGTGACGGGCGTGACCAGCCAGTATTCTACCAGAGAGAAGCTGGAGGAG ATTCGCAGCTTCTTCGGTTCCCTGAGTGCTGAGACGGGTGCTGAGCTCAGGTGCATCCAGCAAGCGCTGGAGAACGTGGACGAGAACATTCGCTGGATGGACAAGAACCTGCCTTTGCTGCAGGCCTGGCTGGATAAAAACCATCCGGAACAACAGAAGCGATACGACTTGCACACTGACCTGTGA
- the gtf2h2 gene encoding general transcription factor IIH subunit 2: MMDEEPERAKRWEGGYERTWEVLKEDESGSLKATVEDILFEAKRKRVFESHGQVRLGMMRHLYVVIDSSRTMEDQDLKPNRLTSTLKLMEYFVDEYFDQNPISQIGIITTKNKRAEKLTDLAGNPKKHTAVLKKARDSGCVGEPSLYNALSIAMQTLKHMPGHTSREILVIFSSLTTCDPANIYDLIKTLKSLKIRVSVIGLSAEVRVCSVLTRETGGSYNVILDESHFKELLTFHVKPPPASSSSECSLIRMGFPQHFIASTSDQDAKPSFSMSHLESSDGAPGLSLGGYYCPQCRAKYTELPVECKVCGLTLVSAPHLARSFHHLFPLEAFQERPLEEHTGDRFCQACQGELKDKSVFKCPLCVSVFCVECDVFIHDTLHCCPCCIQKQGAS; the protein is encoded by the exons ATGATGGATGAGGAACCGGAGAGAGCAAAGCGCTGGGAAGGAGGATATGAACGGACATG GGAGGTGTTGAAGGAGGATGAGTCGGGGTCCCTGAAAGCCACTGTAGAGGACATTCTCTTTGAGGCCAAACGCAAGAG GGTGTTCGAAAGTCATGGGCAGGTTCGGCTGGGAATG ATGCGTCACCTGTACGTGGTGATCGACTCGTCTCGGACGATGGAGGACCAGGACCTGAAACCCAACAGACTCACATCCACTCTGAAG CTCATGGAGTATTTTGTTGATGAATATTTTGACCAGAACCCCATCAGTCAG ATTGGTATCATCACCACCAAGAACAaaagagctgagaaactcactgaccTTGCAG GAAACCCTaagaaacacacagcagtgctgaAGAAAGCCAGGGACTCAGGATGTGTGGGAGAACCGTCTCTGTACAACGCCCTCAGCATCGCCATGCAGACACTCAA ACACATGCCAGGACATACCAGCAGAGAGATTCTGGTCATCTTCAGCAGTCTGACCACCTGTGATCCAGCCAACATCTATGACCTCATTAAG ACCCTGAAATCGCTTAAAATCCGAGTTTCTGTGATCGGATTGTCTGCCGAGGTTCGGGTGTGTTCGGTTCTCACCAGAGAaacaggag GAAGCTACAACGTGATCCTTGACGAGAGCCACTTCAAGGAGCTGCTGACGTTCCATGTGAAGCCTCCTCCTGCCAGCTCATCCTCGGAGTGCTCACTTATCCGCATGG GTTTCCCTCAGCACTTTATCGCTTCTACATCAGATCAAGACGCCAAGCCTTCCTTCAGCATGTC GCACTTGGAGAGCTCAGACGGAGCACCAGGTCTCAGTCTTGGAGGTTATTACTGTCCCCAGTGCAGAGCCAAATACACTGAGCTGCCTGTCGAGTGTAAAGTTTGTG GTCTGACGCTGGTTTCCGCCCCTCACCTGGCTCGTTCCTTCCATCACCTTTTTCCCCTGGAAGCGTTTCAGGAGCGTCCTTTAGAAGAGCACACAGgtgacag GTTCTGTCAGGCCTGTCAGGGAGAGCTGAAGGATAAAAGT GTGTTCaagtgtcctctgtgtgtgagtgtgttctgtgtggagtgtgatgtgttCATTCACGACACGCTGCACTGTTGTCCATGCTGCATACAGAAACAGGGGGCTTCATGA
- the oclnb gene encoding occludin b isoform X2: MPSPRHTNSNSKRTHRMSHHTFSHYPDEQMLHFYRWTSPPGVIKILSIIIIIMCVAVFACVASTLAWDYEMDGMGMMGMGMGMGSMGGMGYYGGGGYGSNMYGGGGIGAGSYGGGYGGTYMDPTTGKGFIIAISAITFIAALVIFILVVSRQGSARSPRFYLATIIICAILSLLMLIASIVYLVAVNPMAQGSGSMMYNMMWQLCGQYQNQPQASGLLINQYMYHYCVVEPQEAIAIVLGFLVGIGLIILMVFAIKTRSQMNRYGSHRVLWEEPYSNDGLSHGVEKWVTDVSGGPETYLNDHNDHTGISRNYLDQPLDMKKPLYLPGDSDTTSTTIVLKGRARDYDTGAESADDLDDSDYDGEFPPILNESERADYKREFDHNLMEYKRLQAELDDINQGLADVDRELDSLQEGSPQFLDAMEVYTRLKSLKRSSEYQMKKKRCKQLKAKLALLKKRVSDYDRRP; this comes from the exons ATGCCTTCACCCAGACACACCAACAGTAACAGCAAGCGAAC TCATAGAATGTCACACCACACGTTCTCACACTACCCTGATGAACAAATGCTCCACTTCTATCGCTGGACGTCACCACCCGGTGTGATCAAGATCCTGagcatcattatcatcatcatgtgCGTGGCAGTGTTTGCGTGTGTGGCATCCACACTGGCATGGGACTATGAAATGGATGGCATGGGTATGATGGGCATGGGCATGGGCATGGGAAGCATGGGCGGTATGGGCTACTACGGAGGAGGAGGCTATGGCTCAAACATGTACGGAGGTGGCGGCATTGGAGCCGGGTCATATGGTGGGGGCTATGGCGGGACCTACATGGACCCTACGACAGGCAAGGGCTTCATCATTGCCATCTCTGCCATCACTTTCATTGCAGCGCTTGTCATCTTTATCCTTGTGGTGTCAAGGCAGGGCTCAGCCAGATCCCCAAGGTTCTACCTGGCAACAATTATCATCTGTGCGATTCTGTCCTTGCTCATGCTCATTGCTAGCATAGTGTACCTGGTAGCTGTCAACCCCATGGCGCAAGGGTCTGGCTCCATGATGTACAACATGATGTGGCAACTGTGTGGCCAGTACCAAAACCAACCACAAGCATCAGGCCTACTTATCAACCAGTACATGTACCACTATTGTGTAGTGGAACCTCAGGAG GCCATTGCAATTGTTTTGGGATTCCTGGTGGGCATAGGGCTCATCATTCTCATGGTGTTTGCCATTAAAACCCGTTCCCAGATGAACCGGTATGGGAGTCACCGCGTGCTCTGGGAGGAACCCTATTCCAATGATGGCCTTTCTCATGGTGTCGAAAAATGG GTGACTGACGTATCCGGGGGTCCTGAGACTTACCTGAACGACCACAACGATCACACCGGCATCTCACGGAATTATCTGGACCAACCCCTGGACATGAAGAAGCCTCTCTATCTGCCTGG TGACTCCGACACGACCAGCACAACGATCGTGTTGAAAGGCCGAGCGAGAGACTACGACACGGGAGCAGAATCGGCAGATGATCTGGATGATTCTGACTATGACGG cgaGTTCCCTCCGATCTTAAACGAAAGCGAACGAGCGGATTATAAGCGCGAGTTCGACCACAATCTCATGGAGTACAAGCGTCTGCAGGCTGAGCTCGACGACATCAACCAGGGGCTGGCTGACGTGGACAGAGAACTTGACAGCCTTCAGGAAGGAAGCCCACAATTCCTG GATGCCATGGAGGTATACACACGCCTGAAGAGCTTGAAAAGG TCATCAGAATAccagatgaagaagaagagatgCAAACAGCTGAAAGCCAAACTGGCACTTCTTAAGAAGAGGGTGAGCGATTACGACCGGAGACCATGA
- the oclnb gene encoding occludin b isoform X1 gives MCSCVIYLEFRIDIRFPSEDTTMPSPRHTNSNSKRTHRMSHHTFSHYPDEQMLHFYRWTSPPGVIKILSIIIIIMCVAVFACVASTLAWDYEMDGMGMMGMGMGMGSMGGMGYYGGGGYGSNMYGGGGIGAGSYGGGYGGTYMDPTTGKGFIIAISAITFIAALVIFILVVSRQGSARSPRFYLATIIICAILSLLMLIASIVYLVAVNPMAQGSGSMMYNMMWQLCGQYQNQPQASGLLINQYMYHYCVVEPQEAIAIVLGFLVGIGLIILMVFAIKTRSQMNRYGSHRVLWEEPYSNDGLSHGVEKWVTDVSGGPETYLNDHNDHTGISRNYLDQPLDMKKPLYLPGDSDTTSTTIVLKGRARDYDTGAESADDLDDSDYDGEFPPILNESERADYKREFDHNLMEYKRLQAELDDINQGLADVDRELDSLQEGSPQFLDAMEVYTRLKSLKRSSEYQMKKKRCKQLKAKLALLKKRVSDYDRRP, from the exons ATGTGTTCTTGTGTTATTTATCTTGAATTTCGGATTGATATCAG ATTTCCATCAGAAGACACCACCATGCCTTCACCCAGACACACCAACAGTAACAGCAAGCGAAC TCATAGAATGTCACACCACACGTTCTCACACTACCCTGATGAACAAATGCTCCACTTCTATCGCTGGACGTCACCACCCGGTGTGATCAAGATCCTGagcatcattatcatcatcatgtgCGTGGCAGTGTTTGCGTGTGTGGCATCCACACTGGCATGGGACTATGAAATGGATGGCATGGGTATGATGGGCATGGGCATGGGCATGGGAAGCATGGGCGGTATGGGCTACTACGGAGGAGGAGGCTATGGCTCAAACATGTACGGAGGTGGCGGCATTGGAGCCGGGTCATATGGTGGGGGCTATGGCGGGACCTACATGGACCCTACGACAGGCAAGGGCTTCATCATTGCCATCTCTGCCATCACTTTCATTGCAGCGCTTGTCATCTTTATCCTTGTGGTGTCAAGGCAGGGCTCAGCCAGATCCCCAAGGTTCTACCTGGCAACAATTATCATCTGTGCGATTCTGTCCTTGCTCATGCTCATTGCTAGCATAGTGTACCTGGTAGCTGTCAACCCCATGGCGCAAGGGTCTGGCTCCATGATGTACAACATGATGTGGCAACTGTGTGGCCAGTACCAAAACCAACCACAAGCATCAGGCCTACTTATCAACCAGTACATGTACCACTATTGTGTAGTGGAACCTCAGGAG GCCATTGCAATTGTTTTGGGATTCCTGGTGGGCATAGGGCTCATCATTCTCATGGTGTTTGCCATTAAAACCCGTTCCCAGATGAACCGGTATGGGAGTCACCGCGTGCTCTGGGAGGAACCCTATTCCAATGATGGCCTTTCTCATGGTGTCGAAAAATGG GTGACTGACGTATCCGGGGGTCCTGAGACTTACCTGAACGACCACAACGATCACACCGGCATCTCACGGAATTATCTGGACCAACCCCTGGACATGAAGAAGCCTCTCTATCTGCCTGG TGACTCCGACACGACCAGCACAACGATCGTGTTGAAAGGCCGAGCGAGAGACTACGACACGGGAGCAGAATCGGCAGATGATCTGGATGATTCTGACTATGACGG cgaGTTCCCTCCGATCTTAAACGAAAGCGAACGAGCGGATTATAAGCGCGAGTTCGACCACAATCTCATGGAGTACAAGCGTCTGCAGGCTGAGCTCGACGACATCAACCAGGGGCTGGCTGACGTGGACAGAGAACTTGACAGCCTTCAGGAAGGAAGCCCACAATTCCTG GATGCCATGGAGGTATACACACGCCTGAAGAGCTTGAAAAGG TCATCAGAATAccagatgaagaagaagagatgCAAACAGCTGAAAGCCAAACTGGCACTTCTTAAGAAGAGGGTGAGCGATTACGACCGGAGACCATGA